A genomic stretch from Sphingomonas sp. HDW15A includes:
- a CDS encoding MliC family protein → MRMLVSLVACLVIAACSDAEHDAAADADGNGSMNAETAAAAAPEGPTTIDCERASGQAEQAVCTDRELIAIDRAMSEMPGYVADPEWVASRNECSRSDDLRQCLLDYYVGRIADLAAKGMKQGGIVWGPVTLSCGTEDVSALFIRSDPGAVHLKMAEQRLTLPHVSSASGAKYEGRIDGQPWSFWSKGKEALLVRAGGDEITCKELGRIDD, encoded by the coding sequence ATGCGCATGTTGGTTTCGCTGGTTGCCTGCTTGGTGATCGCAGCCTGTTCCGATGCCGAACACGATGCGGCCGCAGATGCCGACGGCAACGGCTCGATGAACGCGGAGACCGCGGCTGCGGCGGCGCCCGAAGGGCCGACTACGATCGACTGCGAGCGCGCTTCCGGTCAGGCGGAGCAGGCCGTCTGTACGGACAGGGAGCTCATCGCGATCGACCGGGCGATGAGCGAGATGCCGGGGTATGTGGCAGACCCGGAGTGGGTAGCGAGCCGAAACGAGTGCAGCCGGTCGGACGACCTGCGCCAGTGCCTGCTCGACTACTATGTTGGCCGGATCGCCGATCTTGCAGCGAAGGGAATGAAACAAGGCGGCATCGTCTGGGGACCCGTCACATTAAGTTGCGGGACGGAAGACGTGTCCGCTCTGTTTATTCGAAGCGACCCCGGCGCGGTGCATTTGAAGATGGCTGAGCAACGCCTAACCTTGCCGCACGTGTCTTCGGCTTCCGGCGCCAAATATGAAGGAAGAATCGATGGCCAGCCCTGGTCCTTCTGGAGCAAGGGCAAAGAGGCGCTGCTTGTGCGTGCCGGCGGCGACGAGATCACCTGCAAGGAGCTTGGCCGCATCGACGACTAG
- a CDS encoding SDR family oxidoreductase, with translation MAGTAEPMIHEDRLPGHESKLKPKPDWEPRYRGSGRLKGKTAIITGADSGIGRATAVLFAREGANVAILYLCEHDDAAKTREACEKEGARALAIAGDLGEKDFCEQAVQKIVDELGGVDVLVNNAGEQHPDEDIVDITEEQLKRTFQSNIYSMFYLTQAVRPHLKKGSAIINCTSVTMYKGSKDLLDYSATKGAITAFTRSLSENLIKDGIRVNAVAPGPIWTPLNPFGGKPKEDIPEFGKDTPMGRPGQPNEVAPCFLFLACEDSSYMSGQVLHPNGGIIVNG, from the coding sequence ATGGCCGGAACTGCCGAACCGATGATTCACGAAGACCGGCTTCCCGGTCACGAAAGCAAGCTCAAACCGAAACCGGACTGGGAACCCCGCTATCGCGGCAGCGGACGTCTGAAAGGCAAGACAGCGATCATCACTGGAGCGGACAGCGGAATCGGCCGGGCGACCGCCGTCCTGTTCGCGCGCGAAGGCGCCAATGTCGCTATCCTTTACCTGTGCGAGCATGACGACGCGGCGAAAACACGCGAGGCATGCGAGAAAGAAGGCGCGCGGGCCCTCGCCATCGCCGGCGATCTGGGGGAGAAGGACTTTTGCGAGCAGGCTGTTCAGAAAATCGTCGACGAGTTGGGCGGGGTCGACGTTCTGGTCAATAACGCCGGCGAGCAGCACCCGGACGAAGATATCGTCGACATTACGGAAGAGCAGCTCAAACGCACGTTCCAGTCGAATATCTACTCGATGTTCTACCTCACCCAGGCAGTCCGGCCACATCTGAAGAAGGGCAGTGCGATCATCAACTGCACCTCGGTTACGATGTATAAAGGCTCCAAGGATCTGCTCGACTACAGCGCGACGAAGGGAGCGATCACGGCCTTCACGCGCTCGCTGTCGGAAAACCTCATCAAGGACGGAATCCGGGTCAATGCCGTTGCCCCCGGTCCCATCTGGACTCCGCTCAATCCGTTCGGCGGTAAGCCCAAGGAAGACATACCCGAGTTCGGCAAGGACACGCCAATGGGACGGCCTGGTCAGCCGAACGAGGTCGCGCCTTGCTTCCTGTTCCTGGCCTGCGAGGACTCCAGCTACATGAGTGGACAAGTGCTGCACCCGAATGGCGGAATTATTGTCAACGGCTAG
- a CDS encoding serine hydrolase domain-containing protein — MERQFQIGVAGFALVVAAVALAGQRPRAAPEQAAGQARPDLVKLASISTTNRHSIDYRALDERLRRMAEKPTMVGLAVGIVEGGRITFLNGYGETLADSGEKVTPQTVFRWASVSKGVAGTMAAKLAEEGKLDFGAPIARYAPTLKLPGGNEQRATLGDVLSHRLGLYRNAYDDKLEAGESPSLIRQMYASLASLCAPGTCWSYQNIAFDSSSEAIARVAGKPYQQVVANRLFRPLGMTSASVTREGLERSPSWARPHTVGRRPLELSDAYYRVPAAGGVNSNIKDMALWMIAQMGGMPEVLDKKVLDQIHAPLVATPNELGRLRKFRERLDQPYYGYGWRSYVYAGHRIIGHRGGVNGYRSLILFDPQLRSGVVALWNSNTSQPGGLEFEVMDMLYGLPFRDWMELDQGGVAPVGTIASVEEVNSGGDTRG; from the coding sequence TTGGAACGTCAGTTTCAGATCGGCGTCGCCGGCTTCGCGCTGGTCGTCGCCGCAGTCGCTTTGGCCGGACAGCGACCGCGAGCCGCTCCCGAGCAGGCTGCGGGTCAGGCCAGGCCCGATCTTGTCAAACTCGCTTCCATATCGACGACGAATCGCCACTCGATCGATTATCGTGCGCTCGATGAGCGACTGCGGCGAATGGCGGAGAAGCCGACGATGGTCGGGCTGGCCGTCGGAATCGTCGAAGGCGGACGAATCACGTTCCTGAATGGCTACGGCGAGACGCTTGCCGATTCGGGCGAAAAAGTGACTCCGCAGACGGTCTTCCGCTGGGCATCGGTTTCGAAAGGCGTCGCGGGGACGATGGCCGCTAAGCTGGCCGAAGAAGGCAAGCTCGACTTTGGTGCGCCGATTGCGCGCTATGCCCCGACGCTGAAACTGCCCGGAGGCAATGAACAGCGCGCAACGCTCGGTGACGTACTCAGCCATAGGCTCGGTCTTTACCGCAACGCCTACGACGACAAGCTGGAGGCGGGCGAAAGTCCGTCACTCATTCGCCAGATGTACGCTTCGCTGGCCTCGTTATGCGCGCCCGGCACATGCTGGAGCTACCAAAACATCGCCTTCGATTCGTCGAGCGAGGCGATCGCTCGGGTCGCCGGAAAGCCGTATCAGCAGGTCGTCGCCAATCGCCTCTTCCGTCCGCTGGGGATGACATCGGCCTCTGTCACGCGCGAGGGCCTGGAACGTTCGCCAAGCTGGGCGAGGCCGCATACCGTCGGGCGCCGGCCGCTCGAGCTCAGCGATGCCTATTATCGCGTCCCGGCAGCGGGCGGTGTCAACAGCAACATCAAGGATATGGCGCTGTGGATGATCGCCCAGATGGGCGGAATGCCCGAAGTGCTCGACAAGAAGGTGCTCGACCAGATTCATGCGCCGCTGGTCGCGACTCCGAACGAGCTTGGCCGGCTGCGCAAATTCCGCGAGCGGCTCGACCAGCCTTACTATGGCTATGGCTGGCGTAGCTATGTTTACGCCGGTCACCGGATCATCGGCCATCGCGGCGGCGTTAACGGCTACCGCTCATTGATCCTGTTCGATCCGCAATTGAGGAGCGGTGTCGTCGCACTGTGGAACAGCAATACGTCGCAACCGGGCGGCCTCGAATTCGAGGTGATGGACATGCTGTACGGCCTGCCCTTCCGTGACTGGATGGAGCTCGACCAGGGCGGCGTGGCCCCGGTCGGGACTATCGCCTCCGTGGAAGAAGTGAATAGCGGCGGCGATACGCGCGGCTGA
- the pyrF gene encoding orotidine-5'-phosphate decarboxylase, producing MKNPVFVAIDTTDADRARTIVELVGPSVGGIKLGLEFFAANGPAGVAEVADLGLPLFLDLKLHDIPNTVAKAVAALAPLAPAVLTVHAAGGQEMLKAAKAAAPEGAKIVAVTVLTSLDRGDLVDIGVPSSPENQVVRLTELARRSGLDGIVCSGAEVAAAKDAWPGGFFVVPGVRPAGSADADQKRVMTPRDALGAGASILVVGRPITASNDPARAAADIAGTLQLDSAAH from the coding sequence GTGAAGAACCCGGTCTTCGTGGCGATCGACACAACCGATGCCGATCGCGCTCGAACCATCGTCGAACTCGTCGGGCCAAGCGTAGGCGGCATCAAGCTTGGGCTCGAATTTTTCGCGGCGAACGGGCCTGCGGGCGTTGCAGAAGTCGCGGATCTGGGACTGCCGCTTTTTCTGGACCTCAAGCTTCATGACATTCCGAATACCGTCGCCAAGGCGGTGGCTGCGCTGGCGCCGCTCGCACCCGCGGTGCTGACAGTCCATGCCGCTGGCGGTCAGGAAATGCTGAAGGCCGCCAAGGCTGCGGCACCTGAAGGCGCGAAGATCGTCGCTGTGACGGTTCTCACAAGCCTCGACCGCGGCGACCTGGTCGACATCGGCGTCCCGTCATCGCCTGAGAATCAGGTCGTTCGACTGACCGAACTGGCCCGCCGTTCCGGGCTGGATGGGATCGTATGTTCGGGCGCTGAGGTCGCCGCCGCGAAAGACGCTTGGCCAGGCGGTTTCTTTGTCGTGCCCGGGGTTCGGCCCGCCGGATCTGCCGACGCCGACCAGAAGCGGGTGATGACACCACGTGATGCGCTGGGGGCCGGCGCATCGATCCTCGTTGTCGGTCGGCCGATCACTGCGAGCAATGACCCGGCCCGCGCTGCCGCCGACATTGCAGGCACTCTGCAACTGGACAGTGCGGCGCATTAG
- the accD gene encoding acetyl-CoA carboxylase, carboxyltransferase subunit beta, which yields MSWLSRVRNGIPFLPKRQTADNLWHKCKKCEAMVFTKEWEDNLFCCPRCEHHDRIGSKARFEQMFDNGRYEVLPSPEVREDPLKFRDTKRYTDRIKTARTTTGARDALTNAKGLINRRKAVVGVQDFAFMGGSMGIAVGAAFVAGVRVAIANKCPYVLFTAAGGARMQEGILSLMQMPKATVALAELREAGLPYIVVLTDPTTGGVTASYAMLGDVQIAEPDALIGFAGQRVIEQTIREKLPEGFQRAEYLLEHGMIDMVVRRHDLKDTVGKLIEYLTPAKGRGKKAA from the coding sequence ATGAGCTGGCTAAGCCGCGTCCGCAACGGCATCCCTTTTCTTCCAAAGCGCCAGACGGCCGATAACCTCTGGCATAAGTGCAAGAAGTGCGAGGCGATGGTCTTCACCAAGGAGTGGGAAGACAATCTGTTCTGCTGCCCGCGCTGCGAACATCATGACCGGATCGGTTCGAAGGCCCGTTTCGAGCAGATGTTCGACAATGGCCGTTACGAGGTCTTGCCCTCACCCGAGGTGCGCGAGGACCCGCTCAAGTTCCGCGATACGAAGCGCTACACGGACCGGATCAAGACGGCACGGACCACGACCGGCGCCCGCGACGCGCTGACCAATGCCAAGGGTCTCATCAATCGCCGCAAGGCCGTGGTCGGGGTCCAGGATTTTGCCTTCATGGGCGGCTCGATGGGAATCGCCGTGGGCGCCGCATTCGTGGCCGGCGTTCGTGTCGCCATTGCCAACAAGTGCCCTTACGTCCTGTTTACCGCCGCGGGCGGCGCGCGAATGCAGGAAGGCATATTGTCGCTGATGCAGATGCCCAAGGCGACCGTTGCCCTTGCCGAGCTTCGCGAAGCCGGCCTTCCCTATATCGTGGTTCTGACCGACCCGACGACCGGCGGGGTGACCGCGTCATACGCCATGCTTGGCGACGTCCAGATCGCCGAGCCGGACGCCTTGATCGGTTTTGCCGGCCAGCGGGTCATCGAGCAGACCATTCGCGAAAAGCTTCCCGAAGGGTTCCAGCGCGCCGAATATTTGCTCGAGCACGGGATGATCGACATGGTCGTGCGCCGTCACGACCTGAAGGACACGGTCGGCAAGCTGATCGAATATCTCACGCCGGCGAAGGGGCGGGGCAAGAAGGCGGCCTGA
- a CDS encoding folylpolyglutamate synthase/dihydrofolate synthase family protein produces the protein MADFARSADPAVQSELDRLHKLSPGADVLGLERISRLLDALGRPQDRFPPAFHVAGTNGKGSTCAFLRSGLEAAGYRVHVFTSPHLVRFNERIRIAGKLISDDALAELLREVREASGEIGPSFFEATTATAFLAFSRNAADACIIEVGLGGRLDATNVIENPLVCGIASVGRDHEQFLGTDLAGIAAEKAGIARLGAPLVSLAQAEAAEAAIVNVAAEVGATLLLEGRDWHSDPSLVPALPGSWQVRNANLAWQMLQAQHMLPVSAEHFRSGLAAAAWAARFQRLADGPLTKGIETWIDGAHNPDAAEALASLLACRSPMHLVLGILANKDANRIVEILAPVAASLTFVPVPDHPHHDPKALEARFGGRLAASLEDALAGLPAPRLIVGSLYLAGEALARNGEQPV, from the coding sequence ATGGCCGATTTCGCCCGCTCGGCCGATCCCGCCGTCCAGTCGGAACTCGACCGGCTTCATAAACTGTCACCGGGCGCTGACGTGCTCGGGCTCGAACGTATCAGCCGCTTGCTCGATGCTCTCGGCCGTCCGCAGGACCGGTTCCCGCCAGCCTTCCATGTCGCCGGAACTAACGGCAAAGGCTCGACCTGCGCTTTTCTGCGCTCAGGGCTCGAAGCTGCAGGCTACCGGGTTCACGTCTTCACCAGTCCGCATCTCGTTCGCTTCAACGAGCGCATTCGCATTGCCGGCAAGCTCATAAGCGATGACGCCCTCGCTGAGCTTCTCCGCGAAGTGCGCGAGGCCAGTGGCGAAATCGGACCAAGCTTTTTCGAGGCAACTACTGCCACCGCTTTCCTCGCTTTCTCGCGCAATGCCGCCGACGCCTGCATTATCGAAGTCGGATTGGGCGGACGCCTCGACGCCACAAACGTCATTGAAAATCCCTTGGTCTGCGGAATTGCCAGTGTCGGCCGCGATCACGAACAATTTCTTGGAACCGACCTTGCGGGCATCGCGGCGGAGAAAGCAGGCATCGCCAGGCTAGGCGCTCCGCTCGTGTCGCTCGCCCAAGCCGAAGCTGCCGAAGCGGCCATCGTCAATGTCGCGGCTGAAGTTGGCGCCACGCTGCTGCTTGAAGGACGCGATTGGCACTCCGATCCGTCCCTTGTCCCGGCACTTCCCGGCTCATGGCAAGTCAGGAACGCCAACCTCGCCTGGCAGATGCTTCAAGCGCAGCATATGCTTCCCGTCAGTGCCGAACATTTTCGCTCGGGGCTGGCGGCAGCGGCCTGGGCGGCGCGGTTCCAGCGCTTGGCCGATGGCCCGCTGACGAAGGGAATCGAAACCTGGATCGACGGCGCGCATAATCCCGATGCGGCGGAGGCGCTTGCCAGCCTGCTCGCCTGCCGGTCGCCAATGCACCTCGTGCTTGGCATCCTCGCCAACAAGGATGCGAACCGGATCGTCGAGATCCTGGCTCCCGTCGCCGCATCGCTCACTTTCGTTCCTGTGCCCGATCACCCGCATCACGACCCAAAGGCTTTGGAAGCGCGGTTCGGTGGAAGGTTGGCGGCCTCTCTGGAAGATGCGTTGGCCGGTCTTCCCGCCCCGCGCCTCATCGTCGGTTCGCTTTATCTCGCGGGTGAGGCGCTCGCGCGAAATGGCGAGCAGCCCGTCTAG
- a CDS encoding MFS transporter → MASTAAAKGVPPVPPKGLGLLRASLSNRKTGIMLVFGFAAGLPYTLLIGTLNAWLGEWKIDLATIGVLSWIGLAYAFKFLWSPLVDRVRLPGLEGLGRRRSWLLVCQILLTLTFFALAMSDPRLQLGWFALVAVIGAFASATQDVVIDAWRIDVADERAPVEILSSIYQFGYRIAALIGGALALVLSERVSWPLVYGIMGGFMALTVFATMFAPDTPRTAAETEETALRSAGALEPKYRLAGLAIVGIGWAWAIWMIASFMVTMLGGDIDPATGKPPSAGDFTKLYGPWIVAATVILPAIVAAVLNWMQVRGEHVLKSADPAVSAGERTADHAYSALILPLGELVRRIGWGVIIVLGLILSYRITDNIWGSFAFPFYLEELKYSGDEVAFASKIFGVFMTMGGSPSAASCSRRSVGCRPY, encoded by the coding sequence ATGGCGTCGACGGCAGCGGCAAAGGGAGTGCCGCCAGTACCTCCGAAAGGCCTAGGGCTTCTCCGCGCGTCGCTAAGCAACCGCAAGACCGGCATCATGCTCGTGTTCGGTTTTGCTGCCGGCCTTCCTTACACGTTGCTGATCGGCACGCTGAACGCCTGGCTCGGCGAGTGGAAAATCGACTTGGCCACGATCGGTGTCCTATCGTGGATCGGCCTCGCATATGCATTCAAGTTTCTGTGGTCGCCACTGGTCGACCGGGTTCGCCTGCCGGGACTGGAAGGACTCGGCAGGAGGCGTAGCTGGCTGCTCGTTTGCCAGATCCTGCTGACCCTGACGTTCTTCGCGCTCGCGATGTCCGATCCCCGCCTGCAACTGGGCTGGTTCGCACTGGTCGCAGTGATTGGCGCCTTCGCCTCGGCGACTCAGGACGTTGTCATCGACGCCTGGCGGATTGACGTTGCGGACGAACGCGCACCGGTCGAAATCCTCTCATCCATTTATCAGTTCGGCTACCGCATCGCGGCTCTCATCGGCGGCGCGCTGGCGCTGGTGCTTTCCGAGCGCGTCAGCTGGCCGTTGGTTTACGGGATCATGGGCGGCTTCATGGCTCTGACCGTGTTCGCGACAATGTTCGCGCCCGACACGCCGCGGACGGCCGCGGAGACTGAAGAGACCGCGCTTCGAAGCGCCGGAGCGCTGGAACCGAAATACCGGCTCGCTGGGCTCGCCATCGTCGGCATCGGCTGGGCGTGGGCCATCTGGATGATTGCCAGCTTCATGGTCACGATGCTGGGCGGCGATATTGATCCGGCAACGGGCAAACCGCCGTCGGCAGGGGATTTCACCAAGCTGTACGGGCCGTGGATCGTCGCCGCGACGGTAATCCTTCCCGCAATCGTGGCCGCCGTGTTGAACTGGATGCAGGTTCGTGGCGAGCACGTGCTCAAATCCGCCGATCCCGCAGTATCAGCCGGGGAGCGTACAGCCGATCACGCCTATTCGGCATTGATCCTTCCCTTGGGCGAGCTGGTGCGGCGGATCGGCTGGGGCGTGATCATCGTCCTGGGGCTAATTCTTTCCTACCGCATCACCGACAATATCTGGGGCAGCTTCGCCTTTCCCTTCTACCTCGAGGAGCTGAAGTACAGTGGTGACGAGGTCGCGTTCGCGTCGAAGATTTTCGGCGTGTTCATGACGATGGGGGGATCGCCATCGGCGGCCTCCTGTTCGCGACGCTCGGTCGGATGCCGACCTTACTAA
- a CDS encoding aromatic ring-hydroxylating dioxygenase subunit alpha yields the protein MDAPVARHPTPGQIALAEAIARGEQSLGTRVETISAEVYLDPRQFDAEMVRLFASVPLVLAPSALLDRTETAVAHDGYGFPLILSRDRDGTTHILANVCRHRGTRLISPEDDEPIAARRIVCPYHAWTYRSDGGLVGIPRAECFPGIESGDISLSRFASRESGGLIWYAKSAEADFSDAEAVAADFDAFDFAGHHLYRRKTHAVAANWKQVIDAFLEAYHVQRLHASTIAAFFADGITAADRIGQHQRAVVGRADYLASVDRSDWAALRRAVTFTYHLFPNTIVVISPDYINILVVMPQSVGQCLVEDFMLIPDKPETNEAEAHWRRSWDLLDGAAFAGEDFKAAELCQRGMESGLAGDVLLGTLETGIADFHKRVEAYL from the coding sequence ATGGATGCCCCGGTCGCCCGTCACCCTACCCCTGGGCAGATTGCGCTTGCCGAAGCGATCGCGCGGGGTGAGCAATCCCTGGGAACTCGCGTCGAAACGATCAGCGCGGAGGTGTATCTCGACCCTCGCCAGTTCGATGCCGAGATGGTCAGGCTGTTCGCGTCCGTACCGCTTGTTCTCGCTCCGTCAGCGCTTCTCGATCGTACGGAAACGGCGGTCGCCCATGATGGCTATGGCTTTCCCTTGATTCTCAGCCGCGACCGCGACGGGACGACGCACATTCTCGCCAATGTCTGCCGCCATCGCGGAACGCGCCTCATCAGTCCGGAAGATGACGAACCGATTGCGGCTCGCCGGATCGTTTGCCCCTATCACGCATGGACCTATCGATCCGACGGGGGCCTAGTCGGAATTCCGCGCGCAGAATGTTTTCCCGGCATCGAGTCCGGCGACATAAGCCTCTCGCGCTTCGCCTCGCGGGAAAGCGGCGGCCTAATCTGGTACGCAAAATCCGCCGAGGCTGATTTCTCCGACGCCGAAGCCGTCGCTGCGGATTTCGACGCCTTTGATTTTGCGGGCCACCATCTTTACAGACGCAAGACCCACGCTGTCGCTGCCAACTGGAAACAGGTGATCGACGCCTTTCTAGAGGCCTATCATGTGCAGCGCCTGCACGCCTCGACCATCGCCGCCTTTTTTGCTGACGGAATCACCGCGGCGGACCGCATCGGCCAGCACCAGCGCGCGGTCGTCGGACGCGCCGACTATCTCGCCTCGGTCGACCGCTCGGACTGGGCCGCGCTCCGCCGTGCGGTCACCTTTACCTACCACCTTTTCCCGAACACGATTGTCGTGATCAGCCCCGACTACATCAACATCCTCGTCGTGATGCCGCAATCCGTCGGGCAATGCCTAGTCGAGGATTTCATGCTGATTCCCGACAAACCCGAGACCAACGAGGCCGAAGCTCACTGGCGGCGGAGCTGGGACCTGCTCGACGGTGCGGCCTTCGCGGGAGAGGATTTCAAGGCCGCCGAACTATGCCAGCGCGGTATGGAAAGCGGCCTCGCCGGTGACGTCCTGCTCGGCACGCTGGAAACCGGAATTGCCGATTTCCACAAGCGCGTCGAAGCCTATCTTTGA
- a CDS encoding response regulator, whose translation MLFGKRKRRVKRVLIIEDEPLTAFDNEVMLKDAGYEVVATHDDFEEAIAVMDRGKIDLVLSDVRLRGDKTGLEVASEAVRRRIPVLFVTGHPPDNAEELAIGCLVKPYSEKTLRAALDAVDLHISGKACKPPKGLQLYPIKSPG comes from the coding sequence ATGCTGTTCGGGAAGCGAAAGCGCCGCGTCAAGCGCGTGCTCATCATTGAAGATGAGCCGCTGACCGCGTTCGACAATGAGGTCATGCTGAAAGACGCCGGCTACGAGGTTGTCGCCACCCACGACGATTTCGAAGAAGCCATCGCAGTCATGGACCGCGGGAAGATCGATCTGGTCCTGAGCGATGTCCGCTTGCGCGGCGACAAGACGGGCCTCGAGGTTGCAAGCGAAGCTGTCCGACGTCGTATTCCCGTGCTCTTCGTGACCGGGCATCCGCCTGACAATGCCGAGGAGCTGGCCATTGGCTGCCTGGTGAAGCCGTACTCCGAGAAGACGCTGCGCGCAGCGTTGGACGCGGTCGACCTGCACATTAGCGGCAAGGCCTGCAAGCCGCCCAAAGGTCTTCAGCTTTACCCGATCAAAAGCCCGGGCTGA
- a CDS encoding pseudouridine synthase, which produces MPQTRSAARPEVREDGKQRIAKLLARAGIASRREVERMIAEGRVALEGKALETPATLLDDLKGVTVDGKPVNPPAAARLYRFYKPAGVLTAANDPKGRPTIYDRLPPGLPRLMPVGRLDFNTEGLLLMTNDGGLKRQLELPSSGIRRIYRARAFGDVTQDQLEQLAEGVTIEGVRYGSIDANLERRTGRNCWIELTLTEGKNREVRRVLEYLGMQVSRLIRTAYGPFSVEDLAPGRIAEVGREDLFRFRQTLK; this is translated from the coding sequence GTGCCACAGACTCGATCCGCCGCCCGGCCAGAGGTCCGCGAAGACGGGAAGCAGCGCATTGCCAAGCTGCTCGCCCGTGCCGGGATCGCCTCGCGGCGCGAAGTCGAGAGGATGATCGCGGAAGGACGGGTCGCACTTGAAGGTAAAGCCCTGGAAACGCCGGCCACCCTTCTCGACGACCTGAAAGGCGTGACCGTCGACGGCAAGCCCGTGAACCCGCCGGCGGCCGCTCGGCTTTACCGGTTCTACAAGCCGGCCGGCGTGCTCACCGCAGCAAACGATCCGAAAGGCCGGCCGACCATCTACGATCGCCTGCCGCCGGGCCTGCCCCGGTTGATGCCGGTTGGTCGCCTCGACTTTAATACCGAGGGGCTGCTGCTGATGACCAACGACGGGGGCCTGAAGCGCCAGCTTGAACTGCCGTCCAGCGGAATTCGCCGGATTTACCGCGCACGCGCGTTCGGCGACGTCACCCAGGACCAGCTCGAGCAGTTGGCGGAAGGGGTGACCATCGAGGGCGTCCGCTACGGTTCGATCGATGCAAACCTCGAGCGGCGGACCGGACGTAACTGCTGGATCGAGCTTACGCTGACTGAGGGCAAGAATCGCGAAGTGCGGCGCGTCCTCGAGTATCTGGGGATGCAGGTCAGCCGCCTTATTCGCACGGCCTACGGACCGTTCTCGGTTGAGGATCTGGCGCCCGGAAGGATTGCCGAAGTCGGGCGCGAGGATCTCTTCCGCTTCCGCCAGACCCTGAAATGA